A genomic segment from Drosophila miranda strain MSH22 chromosome 3, D.miranda_PacBio2.1, whole genome shotgun sequence encodes:
- the LOC108159528 gene encoding uncharacterized protein LOC108159528 isoform X2, which translates to MGKRLPLERPPIDRNIRKRKRASAKTSGSVTEKCLRLSAATNGNGYEFHENDDEDSSSSGSAGGGEVEEDTSVLKTPQAQSLLLAGASFASDHNHSNSTESPRPVYTLRPSVVNGTILRDVLSKAWRLGRPIGKGNFGEIFLASEDTVCPVSSERAKFVVKIEPHSNGPLFVEIHCLINTSQTKKIADDHEDAANISARRHIISNGPPSGIPSYIASGTHYFGDARYRFLVLPRFDRDLHSLIKNSRVEQKCLLVLAIHIINVLEHLHDKGYCHNDIKGQNLMISKCKYLKQQAVPAGKGKGAKSDGYDEHYDEKQQTTDSGNSSEQETTDDVVKFSDGDDDYFMKNKKLALKQIVDAAQEDEEDEDFDDGATSNSNNSNSLDMYHTPVNKNKGSVRKTNIEFSGSNPVRSCRREKRNSMYEEMVKSHYLRPTKRVSYREDFNEDGYPIKNNEDKDDQSPVTSDNDSEEFLPPSARRATAAVGKRARHAQAHAQPSSPSKCSITTRATRHQSKLKSEMSEGSKRSGRRKQDDTQSHAEYQLLPAEEEHVFLIDFGLASKYQDRGVHRPFIMDQRRAHDGTLEFTSRDAHLGAHSRRSDLECLGYNLVYWSEGYLPWKDVAQQQQQEKVHRAKELFMTDVSEMLRQFYGKQVPKYLGEFLKQIGQLAYQERPNYERYRNIFKREFQRLGHDPSQMRLNSEEILLTRVAVKDEMYGNKCDIFELNNKISTNVMRNSTLSTPFQEHSITNRVSPKNLRSKSSKKNVKKKFSWAEVISQDPDQIARERAAKEFEREETICPLQMRLPKRYEGRPTYAILTVEQSRRDKGLVVQEHNEGECHDEVDALTREQDQEEEEEEEEDNDAAESTDGEYAEQGTSEESDYSDHSEQAVRRRVGGGACRKRTSKQTQTQQLKPNRGVARSNKNIASAKFAGGAVSKSRSTPLSAVASNKRGCATRKENATVASATDEVERKLKSRRSPEDRPKQRRTRRCLYKTESKIGEHDVENNSSLLEVQNLYSEYDDENKYIKRRNVNPSRHSRKL; encoded by the exons ATGGGCAAACGGCTCCCGTTGGAACGCCCACCGATAGACCGCAACATACGCAAACGAAAGCGAGCGTCGGCCAAAACCAGCGGCAGTGTGACGGAGAAATGCCTGCGCCTCAGCGCGGCGACAAATGGCAATGGATATGAGTTCCACGAGAACGACGACGAGGATTCCTCATCGTCGGGGTCTGCTGGCGGTGGTGAAGTGGAAGAAGATACATCTGTGTTGAAGACCCCGCAAGCTCAAAGCCTCCTGTTGGCTGGAGCTAGTTTTGCCAGTGACCACAACCACTCAAACTCAACCGAGTCGCCGCGTCCGGTATATACGTTGCGCCCATCTGTCGTCAATGGAACCATACTGAGGGACGTGCTCTCCAAGGCATGGCGTTTGGGGCGACCCATAG GCAAGGGAAACTTTGGCGAGATCTTCCTAGCCTCAGAAGACACTGTCTGCCCCGTTAGCTCTGAAAGAGCCAAATTCGTCGTCAAAATTGAACCCCACTCAAATGGACCACTTTTCGTCGAGATTCACTGTCTGATCAACACATCTCAGACTAAGA AAATAGCTGATGATCACGAGGATGCTGCCAACATTTCGGCTCGTAGGCATATTATTAGCAACGGCCCCCCGTCCGGAATACCCAGCTACATTGCCTCGGGTACACACTACTTTGGAGATGCTCGGTATCGGTTCTTGGTCCTGCCCCGCTTCGATCGCGACCTGCACTCGCTCATTAAAAACTCACGGGTGGAGCAGAAATGCTTGCTGGTCCTCGCTATCCACATAATTAATGTGCTAGAGCATCTTCACGACAAGGGCTATTGTCACAACGATATCAAGGGACAGAACCTAATGATATCCAAGTGCAAGTACCTCAAGCAGCAGGCAGTGCCTGCCGGAAAAGGCAAGGGGGCAAAGAGCGATGGCTACGACGAGCACTACGATGAGAAACAGCAGACGACAGACAGCGGGAATAGCTCGGAGCAGGAGACAACCGATGATGTAGTCAAGTTCAGTGATGGCGACGATGACTACTTCATGAAGAACAAaaagttggctttaaagcaaattgtggatgccgcccaggaagatgaggaagatgaggactTTGATGATGGCGCCACTTCGAACAGTAACAATAGCAACAGCCTGGACATGTACCACACGCCAGTGAACAAGAACAAGGGAAGCGTGCGCAAGACTAACATCGAGTTCAGCGGCTCCAATCCGGTGCGTTCGTGCCGTCGAGAAAAGCGCAACTCCATGTACGAGGAAATGGTCAAGTCACACTATCTGCGACCCACCAAACGCGTTAGCTACCGCGAGGACTTTAACGAGGATGGCTATCCCATAAAAAATAATGAGGATAAAGACGATCAGTCGCCAGTAACGTCCGATAACGATTCAGAGGAGTTTCTTCCACCCTCGGCGCGACGCGCGACAGCAGCCGTGGGTAAACGAGCAAGGCACGCACAAGCACATGCACAACCATCTTCGCCCTCCAAGTGCTCCATAACTACACGAGCAACGAGACATCAATCGAAACTTAAAAGTGAAATGAGCGAAGGTAGCAAACGGAGTGGAAGGCGAAAGCAGGACGACACCCAATCCCACGCAGAGTATCAGCTTCTCCCCGCCGAGGAAGAGCACGTGTTCCTTATCGACTTTGGCCTGGCCTCAAAATATCAAGACCGCGGTGTTCACCGTCCGTTTATTATGGACCAACGACGTGCGCACGACGGTACCCTAGAGTTCACATCGCGTGACGCCCACCTGGGCGCGCATTCGCGACGCAGCGATCTGGAGTGCTTGGGCTACAATTTGGTGTACTGGTCCGAGGGTTATCTGCCCTGGAAGGATGTGgcccagcaacaacagcaggagAAAGTGCACCGTGCTAAGGAGCTCTTTATGACGGACGTCTCGGAAATGTTGCGTCAATTCTACGGCAAACAAGTTCCTAAGTATTTGGGCGAGTTTCTGAAACAGATTGGCCAGTTAGCATACCAGGAGCGTCCCAATTATGAGCGTTATCGCAACATCTTTAAGCGAGAGTTTCAGCGTCTGGGCCATGACCCCAGCCAGATGCGCTTAAACAGCGAAGAGATTTTGCTCACCCGCGTGGCTGTTAAGGACGAAATGTATGGCAACAAGTGCGATATATTTGAACTGAATAATAAGATTTCGACCAACGTGATGCGTAACTCAACGCTTAGCACTCCGTTCCAGGAGCACTCGATAACAAATCGTGTATCGCCCAAGAACCTGCGATCCAAGTCGAGCAAGAAGAATGTGAAAAAGAAGTTCTCATGGGCGGAGGTTATCTCTCAAGACCCCGATCAAATAGCCCGCGAACGGGCGGCCAAGGAGTTTGAACGGGAGGAGACCATATGCCCCTTGCAAATGCGTCTTCCTAAGCGCTATGAGGGCAGGCCAACCTATGCGATACTGACGGTTGAGCAGAGTCGACGCGATAAGGGACTGGTCGTGCAGGAACACAACGAAGGCGAATGCCATGATGAAGTCGATGCATTGACTCGCGAGCAGGaccaggaggaggaggaggaggaggaggaggataaTGATGCAGCAGAAAGCACTGATGGAGAG TATGCAGAGCAAGGCACGTCTGAGGAGAGCGATTACTCTGACCATTCTGAGCAAGCAGTTCGTCGACGCGTCGGGGGGGGAGCCTGCCGGAAAAGAACCAGCAAGCAAACCCAAACACAGCAGCTGAAACCCAACCGAGGTGTAGCACGTAGTAACAAAAATATAGCCTCGGCTAAATTTGCCGGCGGTGCTGTTAGCAAATCTCGGTCTACGCCGTTGTCAGCAGTGGCCAGTAACAAACGTGGCTGCGCCACACGCAAAGAAAATGCCACTGTGGCCTCTGCCACCGATGAGGTGGAGCGCAAACTGAAGTCAAGGCGGTCGCCAGAGGATCGACCCAAGCAGCGGCGCACGCGCCGTTGCCTATATAAGACTGAGTCAAAAATTGGCGAGCACGATGTAGAGAACAACTCGAGCTTGTTGGAAGTGCAGAATCTGTACAGCGAATACGATGATGAAAACAAGTACATCAAAAGGCGTAATGTCAACCCGTCCAGGCATTCTCGCAAATTATAG
- the LOC108159528 gene encoding uncharacterized protein LOC108159528 isoform X1, producing MGKRLPLERPPIDRNIRKRKRASAKTSGSVTEKCLRLSAATNGNGYEFHENDDEDSSSSGSAGGGEVEEDTSVLKTPQAQSLLLAGASFASDHNHSNSTESPRPVYTLRPSVVNGTILRDVLSKAWRLGRPIGKGNFGEIFLASEDTVCPVSSERAKFVVKIEPHSNGPLFVEIHCLINTSQTKKIADDHEDAANISARRHIISNGPPSGIPSYIASGTHYFGDARYRFLVLPRFDRDLHSLIKNSRVEQKCLLVLAIHIINVLEHLHDKGYCHNDIKGQNLMISKCKYLKQQAVPAGKGKGAKSDGYDEHYDEKQQTTDSGNSSEQETTDDVVKFSDGDDDYFMKNKKLALKQIVDAAQEDEEDEDFDDGATSNSNNSNSLDMYHTPVNKNKGSVRKTNIEFSGSNPVRSCRREKRNSMYEEMVKSHYLRPTKRVSYREDFNEDGYPIKNNEDKDDQSPVTSDNDSEEFLPPSARRATAAVGKRARHAQAHAQPSSPSKCSITTRATRHQSKLKSEMSEGSKRSGRRKQDDTQSHAEYQLLPAEEEHVFLIDFGLASKYQDRGVHRPFIMDQRRAHDGTLEFTSRDAHLGAHSRRSDLECLGYNLVYWSEGYLPWKDVAQQQQQEKVHRAKELFMTDVSEMLRQFYGKQVPKYLGEFLKQIGQLAYQERPNYERYRNIFKREFQRLGHDPSQMRLNSEEILLTRVAVKDEMYGNKCDIFELNNKISTNVMRNSTLSTPFQEHSITNRVSPKNLRSKSSKKNVKKKFSWAEVISQDPDQIARERAAKEFEREETICPLQMRLPKRYEGRPTYAILTVEQSRRDKGLVVQEHNEGECHDEVDALTREQDQEEEEEEEEDNDAAESTDGEQYAEQGTSEESDYSDHSEQAVRRRVGGGACRKRTSKQTQTQQLKPNRGVARSNKNIASAKFAGGAVSKSRSTPLSAVASNKRGCATRKENATVASATDEVERKLKSRRSPEDRPKQRRTRRCLYKTESKIGEHDVENNSSLLEVQNLYSEYDDENKYIKRRNVNPSRHSRKL from the exons ATGGGCAAACGGCTCCCGTTGGAACGCCCACCGATAGACCGCAACATACGCAAACGAAAGCGAGCGTCGGCCAAAACCAGCGGCAGTGTGACGGAGAAATGCCTGCGCCTCAGCGCGGCGACAAATGGCAATGGATATGAGTTCCACGAGAACGACGACGAGGATTCCTCATCGTCGGGGTCTGCTGGCGGTGGTGAAGTGGAAGAAGATACATCTGTGTTGAAGACCCCGCAAGCTCAAAGCCTCCTGTTGGCTGGAGCTAGTTTTGCCAGTGACCACAACCACTCAAACTCAACCGAGTCGCCGCGTCCGGTATATACGTTGCGCCCATCTGTCGTCAATGGAACCATACTGAGGGACGTGCTCTCCAAGGCATGGCGTTTGGGGCGACCCATAG GCAAGGGAAACTTTGGCGAGATCTTCCTAGCCTCAGAAGACACTGTCTGCCCCGTTAGCTCTGAAAGAGCCAAATTCGTCGTCAAAATTGAACCCCACTCAAATGGACCACTTTTCGTCGAGATTCACTGTCTGATCAACACATCTCAGACTAAGA AAATAGCTGATGATCACGAGGATGCTGCCAACATTTCGGCTCGTAGGCATATTATTAGCAACGGCCCCCCGTCCGGAATACCCAGCTACATTGCCTCGGGTACACACTACTTTGGAGATGCTCGGTATCGGTTCTTGGTCCTGCCCCGCTTCGATCGCGACCTGCACTCGCTCATTAAAAACTCACGGGTGGAGCAGAAATGCTTGCTGGTCCTCGCTATCCACATAATTAATGTGCTAGAGCATCTTCACGACAAGGGCTATTGTCACAACGATATCAAGGGACAGAACCTAATGATATCCAAGTGCAAGTACCTCAAGCAGCAGGCAGTGCCTGCCGGAAAAGGCAAGGGGGCAAAGAGCGATGGCTACGACGAGCACTACGATGAGAAACAGCAGACGACAGACAGCGGGAATAGCTCGGAGCAGGAGACAACCGATGATGTAGTCAAGTTCAGTGATGGCGACGATGACTACTTCATGAAGAACAAaaagttggctttaaagcaaattgtggatgccgcccaggaagatgaggaagatgaggactTTGATGATGGCGCCACTTCGAACAGTAACAATAGCAACAGCCTGGACATGTACCACACGCCAGTGAACAAGAACAAGGGAAGCGTGCGCAAGACTAACATCGAGTTCAGCGGCTCCAATCCGGTGCGTTCGTGCCGTCGAGAAAAGCGCAACTCCATGTACGAGGAAATGGTCAAGTCACACTATCTGCGACCCACCAAACGCGTTAGCTACCGCGAGGACTTTAACGAGGATGGCTATCCCATAAAAAATAATGAGGATAAAGACGATCAGTCGCCAGTAACGTCCGATAACGATTCAGAGGAGTTTCTTCCACCCTCGGCGCGACGCGCGACAGCAGCCGTGGGTAAACGAGCAAGGCACGCACAAGCACATGCACAACCATCTTCGCCCTCCAAGTGCTCCATAACTACACGAGCAACGAGACATCAATCGAAACTTAAAAGTGAAATGAGCGAAGGTAGCAAACGGAGTGGAAGGCGAAAGCAGGACGACACCCAATCCCACGCAGAGTATCAGCTTCTCCCCGCCGAGGAAGAGCACGTGTTCCTTATCGACTTTGGCCTGGCCTCAAAATATCAAGACCGCGGTGTTCACCGTCCGTTTATTATGGACCAACGACGTGCGCACGACGGTACCCTAGAGTTCACATCGCGTGACGCCCACCTGGGCGCGCATTCGCGACGCAGCGATCTGGAGTGCTTGGGCTACAATTTGGTGTACTGGTCCGAGGGTTATCTGCCCTGGAAGGATGTGgcccagcaacaacagcaggagAAAGTGCACCGTGCTAAGGAGCTCTTTATGACGGACGTCTCGGAAATGTTGCGTCAATTCTACGGCAAACAAGTTCCTAAGTATTTGGGCGAGTTTCTGAAACAGATTGGCCAGTTAGCATACCAGGAGCGTCCCAATTATGAGCGTTATCGCAACATCTTTAAGCGAGAGTTTCAGCGTCTGGGCCATGACCCCAGCCAGATGCGCTTAAACAGCGAAGAGATTTTGCTCACCCGCGTGGCTGTTAAGGACGAAATGTATGGCAACAAGTGCGATATATTTGAACTGAATAATAAGATTTCGACCAACGTGATGCGTAACTCAACGCTTAGCACTCCGTTCCAGGAGCACTCGATAACAAATCGTGTATCGCCCAAGAACCTGCGATCCAAGTCGAGCAAGAAGAATGTGAAAAAGAAGTTCTCATGGGCGGAGGTTATCTCTCAAGACCCCGATCAAATAGCCCGCGAACGGGCGGCCAAGGAGTTTGAACGGGAGGAGACCATATGCCCCTTGCAAATGCGTCTTCCTAAGCGCTATGAGGGCAGGCCAACCTATGCGATACTGACGGTTGAGCAGAGTCGACGCGATAAGGGACTGGTCGTGCAGGAACACAACGAAGGCGAATGCCATGATGAAGTCGATGCATTGACTCGCGAGCAGGaccaggaggaggaggaggaggaggaggaggataaTGATGCAGCAGAAAGCACTGATGGAGAG CAGTATGCAGAGCAAGGCACGTCTGAGGAGAGCGATTACTCTGACCATTCTGAGCAAGCAGTTCGTCGACGCGTCGGGGGGGGAGCCTGCCGGAAAAGAACCAGCAAGCAAACCCAAACACAGCAGCTGAAACCCAACCGAGGTGTAGCACGTAGTAACAAAAATATAGCCTCGGCTAAATTTGCCGGCGGTGCTGTTAGCAAATCTCGGTCTACGCCGTTGTCAGCAGTGGCCAGTAACAAACGTGGCTGCGCCACACGCAAAGAAAATGCCACTGTGGCCTCTGCCACCGATGAGGTGGAGCGCAAACTGAAGTCAAGGCGGTCGCCAGAGGATCGACCCAAGCAGCGGCGCACGCGCCGTTGCCTATATAAGACTGAGTCAAAAATTGGCGAGCACGATGTAGAGAACAACTCGAGCTTGTTGGAAGTGCAGAATCTGTACAGCGAATACGATGATGAAAACAAGTACATCAAAAGGCGTAATGTCAACCCGTCCAGGCATTCTCGCAAATTATAG
- the LOC108159333 gene encoding dynein light chain 4, axonemal → MADEGEGGKEGEKKILHVYPLVKHSDMNEEMRTEAIELSITACEKYSSNYEQAAKIIKETMDKKFGIYWHVVVGEGFGFEVSYETENILYLFFAGNLAIVLWKCS, encoded by the exons ATGGCCGATGAGGGTGAAGGCGGCAAGGAGGGTGAAAAGAAAATCCTCCACGTCTATCCTCTAGTAAAG CACTCGGACATGAATGAGGAAATGCGAACGGAGGCCATTGAACTGAGCATCACCGCGTGCGAGAAGTATTCGTCAAACTACGAG CAAGCAGCCAAGATCATTAAGGAGACCATGGACAAGAAGTTTGGCATCTATTGGCATGTGGTTGTTGGCGAGGGATTCGGCTTTGAGGTATCCTATGAAACAGAGAACATTCTGTACCTATTCTTCGCCGGCAATCTGGCCATTGTGCTGTGGAAGTGCTCTTAG